From Anaerobacillus sp. CMMVII, one genomic window encodes:
- a CDS encoding alpha-amylase family glycosyl hydrolase has protein sequence MYFSNLKRHMLLTIIVLLVFVTGCTTPETEQQPNDVAVVETIDHNELISSFPNTVFYEIFVRAFYDSTGDGIGDINGMTKKLDYLQELGVEGIWLMPIHPSPSYHGYDVTDYYDIHPDYGTIEDFKLFLAEAHERDIKVIIDLVVNHSSTMHPFFQDAISSKESRYRDWYIWADETTNLRERGEWGQLFWHGEAPNNYFSVFWGGMPDFNFYNEEVRQEMINIGKFWLEDVGVDGFRLDAAKHIFPKDKPQNIVWWQEFRSAMEEVKEDVFLVGEVWDLPQVAGPYLEDGLHSTFNFDLAEDILKAVRSERGGSVVPKLIRTLDTFERYSKDFVDSTFITNHDINRVMSELRGNKEQAKMAAALLLTLPGSPFIYYGEEIGMQGAKPDEHIREPMLWYEGANAGQTSWIEPKYDTGVDAPSVEAQLADPNSLLQHYKTMIYLRRSQPALLFGNLAETSIREQGSLAFKREYNGEELTVIHNLSKDEINIVIEAPMGELIFTSHEDSTVTSDTITLPPYSTVIFGIKE, from the coding sequence ATGTATTTTTCAAATTTAAAAAGGCACATGTTACTTACCATTATCGTTTTATTGGTTTTTGTAACAGGATGTACCACCCCTGAAACTGAACAGCAACCAAATGATGTTGCTGTGGTTGAAACCATTGACCATAATGAACTCATTTCTAGCTTTCCTAATACTGTTTTCTATGAAATTTTTGTTCGCGCCTTTTACGATTCGACGGGGGATGGAATCGGTGATATTAATGGTATGACTAAAAAGCTTGATTATTTACAGGAACTTGGAGTGGAAGGAATTTGGTTAATGCCTATTCACCCCTCTCCTTCTTATCATGGCTATGATGTAACTGATTATTATGATATCCATCCAGACTACGGAACGATAGAGGATTTTAAATTATTTTTAGCTGAAGCACATGAACGTGATATTAAAGTGATCATTGATTTGGTTGTTAATCACTCTAGTACAATGCACCCTTTCTTCCAAGATGCTATTTCTTCTAAAGAAAGTCGTTATCGAGATTGGTACATTTGGGCAGATGAAACAACTAATTTAAGAGAGCGCGGCGAATGGGGACAACTGTTCTGGCACGGCGAGGCACCAAATAACTATTTCAGCGTTTTCTGGGGCGGGATGCCCGACTTCAATTTTTATAATGAAGAAGTTCGCCAAGAAATGATTAACATCGGCAAATTTTGGCTAGAAGACGTTGGTGTCGACGGTTTCCGTTTAGATGCAGCTAAGCATATTTTTCCGAAAGATAAACCTCAAAACATTGTCTGGTGGCAAGAATTCCGCTCTGCAATGGAAGAGGTAAAAGAAGATGTCTTCCTAGTTGGTGAAGTTTGGGATCTCCCTCAAGTAGCAGGTCCATATTTAGAAGACGGACTACATTCTACGTTTAATTTCGATTTGGCCGAGGATATTTTAAAGGCTGTTAGATCAGAACGGGGTGGCTCTGTCGTACCTAAATTAATTCGGACCCTCGATACGTTTGAAAGATATTCAAAAGATTTCGTTGACTCTACTTTTATCACGAATCATGATATCAATCGAGTAATGAGTGAACTACGAGGGAATAAAGAGCAAGCAAAAATGGCTGCAGCACTGTTACTAACTTTACCCGGAAGCCCATTTATCTATTACGGCGAGGAAATCGGAATGCAAGGTGCAAAACCAGACGAGCATATCCGCGAGCCAATGCTCTGGTATGAGGGGGCGAACGCTGGCCAAACAAGTTGGATCGAGCCGAAGTACGATACAGGTGTTGACGCTCCTTCTGTAGAAGCACAACTAGCTGATCCGAATTCATTATTACAGCACTATAAAACAATGATTTATCTTCGACGTTCTCAACCTGCGTTACTATTCGGTAATCTTGCAGAAACATCAATACGTGAACAAGGAAGCCTAGCTTTTAAGCGGGAGTACAATGGCGAGGAACTAACGGTCATTCATAACTTGTCAAAAGATGAAATTAACATAGTGATAGAAGCCCCTATGGGAGAACTTATTTTCACTTCTCACGAGGATTCCACAGTGACAAGTGACACAATTACTTTACCACCGTACTCCACGGTTATCTTTGGAATAAAAGAATAA
- a CDS encoding GNAT family N-acetyltransferase, with protein MVDKTAMKVKIVEYDTRLAGKVADMWNNSLEGWGGERTVMTEEHVRTQEENSTNKHLYIALDGDKAVGYCGLSEYRDDEGALYIPLLNVRDDYHGKKIGKALVLQALQRSIELKWPRLDLYTWAGNTKAVPLYKKCGFFWEERDDTVHLMNFMPTVLNTEAFREFFQKADWYDSSSRLIEVKPDGIKENGFDFFEYRWQHENHFLRVQFEKTGRGMRLIETDEYCIYATISKPALVVGQSYEINYRVKNKTEKPIEITLTGRDDKNIRFSFHGHFSVTKEQEVTAQFFVDTIDEEQNNFRTHPAVTTKVTINGENIEMKLGIEPKLPVKISAKVPANQCFLQKQASFFIEMENNFEEEVCVSFQLPKASFITMQTTSLNITIDQKARKLVEIPYVLESFGYYSEKILVTCKRSNGETVTYEKQLGIAFPGIGTSFTGECEDYWHLYCGRYHVALQKSGNAIICEKGMKNAGLITLSYPKLGKPFSEEFAKLKPTVSFQKAHGFLLMKASFQSQDFSGLLLHSVIKLYMDGLVEHYFEIENNVSGVEFPNLAIYDQVVYEFNNSTFSYQGKIMKLNGKYPARFSLWNSRHVTENWLFSKNASCYGLSWHPDMKLNFANWCLYFEHLFASRNGETLISRSKFINLGVFSSWQEQRAFALQQGYEDSEITYDHLELVSNNGNPFTDLNTTNVKVDNHKQSFFEGTVGVKKSATEKLAEKKVNYEEEIAVLHFENIPLEKQKIEMIEAHGELNGQYIDLKTVAIQKSCVEVIKTVTEVTGNQRLYVVNNGLIEVRCQPSFYPGIFSLKYGEHEWLDSSYPTLAPKAWWNPWSGGIRTSFEKFRPDSLLKEERDAQFVALTDQHQNRWEGIKITVTVQKHQEYKGFTYHQYILLQPGTPVVCYFVEIEQHTNRYFHFRQMFHSLSLNITDGKVLTVTNAKEKQMFTASSEEIYLEGVKQIAFMPKGSKNLLQIVPELDFDDIELYMNQTVTDVSVMKKIHLASGTTWRSKPTFLLFHSEVIDDQALKSLRTLRF; from the coding sequence ATGGTGGATAAAACAGCAATGAAGGTTAAAATTGTTGAATACGATACACGGTTAGCTGGGAAAGTCGCCGACATGTGGAACAACAGTCTAGAGGGGTGGGGTGGCGAACGAACGGTCATGACCGAAGAACACGTTCGGACTCAGGAAGAAAACTCGACGAATAAACATCTCTACATTGCTCTTGATGGTGATAAGGCGGTAGGCTATTGTGGCCTTTCGGAATATCGCGATGATGAGGGTGCTTTGTACATACCATTATTAAATGTAAGAGATGACTATCATGGTAAAAAAATTGGGAAAGCACTAGTTCTTCAAGCACTACAAAGGTCGATTGAATTAAAGTGGCCACGGCTTGATTTATATACGTGGGCTGGAAATACAAAAGCCGTACCACTTTATAAAAAATGTGGCTTTTTTTGGGAAGAACGTGATGACACGGTTCACTTAATGAACTTTATGCCCACGGTATTAAATACGGAGGCATTCCGCGAGTTTTTTCAAAAGGCTGATTGGTATGACTCTTCTTCAAGATTGATTGAAGTAAAGCCGGATGGGATCAAAGAAAATGGTTTTGACTTCTTTGAATATCGATGGCAGCATGAAAATCACTTCTTACGAGTTCAGTTTGAGAAAACAGGTCGAGGAATGAGATTGATTGAAACAGATGAATATTGTATTTATGCGACAATATCCAAACCTGCCCTAGTAGTAGGGCAATCATATGAGATTAACTATCGCGTAAAGAACAAAACTGAAAAGCCAATAGAAATTACATTGACCGGGCGGGATGATAAAAATATTCGGTTTTCTTTTCATGGGCATTTTTCGGTAACCAAAGAGCAGGAGGTAACCGCTCAATTTTTTGTAGATACTATTGATGAGGAACAAAATAATTTTCGGACCCATCCAGCAGTAACTACAAAAGTGACAATAAATGGTGAAAATATCGAAATGAAGCTCGGGATTGAACCGAAGCTCCCGGTAAAAATAAGTGCAAAGGTTCCAGCAAACCAATGTTTTTTACAGAAGCAAGCTAGCTTTTTTATTGAAATGGAAAATAACTTTGAGGAAGAGGTATGTGTTTCATTTCAGTTACCGAAAGCCTCATTTATTACTATGCAAACTACTTCTTTAAACATAACCATTGACCAAAAGGCAAGAAAACTAGTCGAAATACCTTATGTATTAGAGTCATTTGGATATTACAGTGAAAAAATTCTCGTCACTTGCAAACGATCAAACGGAGAAACGGTTACGTATGAGAAACAGCTCGGAATTGCTTTTCCTGGGATCGGTACTAGTTTCACAGGCGAATGTGAAGACTATTGGCATCTTTATTGTGGGCGTTATCATGTTGCCCTGCAAAAGTCAGGTAACGCAATTATTTGCGAAAAAGGAATGAAAAACGCTGGGCTTATCACCTTATCTTACCCTAAATTAGGAAAGCCTTTTTCTGAGGAGTTTGCAAAATTAAAACCAACCGTTAGTTTTCAGAAAGCGCATGGATTTTTACTGATGAAAGCATCTTTTCAATCTCAGGATTTCTCTGGGTTACTACTACATTCAGTCATTAAGTTGTACATGGATGGTCTTGTTGAACATTATTTTGAGATTGAAAATAATGTTAGTGGTGTTGAGTTTCCAAACCTAGCAATTTATGACCAAGTAGTCTATGAATTTAATAATTCTACTTTTTCATATCAAGGGAAAATTATGAAACTAAATGGTAAATACCCAGCTCGCTTTAGTCTATGGAATAGTCGACATGTAACTGAAAACTGGTTGTTCTCTAAGAACGCTAGTTGCTATGGGTTAAGTTGGCATCCAGACATGAAGCTCAATTTTGCTAATTGGTGTTTATATTTTGAACATCTGTTTGCTAGCAGGAATGGAGAAACACTTATATCTAGGTCAAAGTTTATTAATCTTGGTGTTTTTTCTAGCTGGCAAGAGCAACGAGCGTTTGCTTTGCAACAAGGATATGAGGATTCGGAAATAACGTATGACCATCTTGAATTAGTTAGCAATAATGGGAACCCGTTTACCGACCTGAATACGACTAACGTAAAAGTCGATAATCACAAACAGTCGTTTTTCGAGGGAACGGTAGGAGTAAAAAAATCCGCTACAGAAAAACTAGCTGAAAAGAAAGTCAACTATGAAGAAGAAATAGCGGTGCTACATTTTGAGAATATCCCTTTAGAAAAACAGAAAATCGAAATGATAGAAGCACATGGAGAATTGAATGGACAATATATAGACTTAAAAACCGTGGCGATCCAAAAGAGTTGTGTAGAGGTCATAAAAACAGTTACTGAAGTCACGGGAAATCAGCGTTTATATGTTGTAAACAATGGTCTTATTGAAGTAAGATGTCAGCCAAGCTTTTACCCGGGGATTTTTTCCTTAAAGTATGGAGAACATGAATGGCTAGATAGTTCTTATCCAACATTGGCGCCAAAGGCTTGGTGGAATCCTTGGAGTGGCGGAATTCGTACCTCTTTTGAGAAGTTTCGTCCTGATTCATTATTGAAGGAGGAACGCGATGCCCAATTTGTTGCGTTAACAGATCAACATCAAAATCGTTGGGAAGGAATTAAAATAACTGTTACTGTGCAAAAACATCAAGAATATAAAGGGTTTACTTACCATCAATATATTCTCTTACAACCTGGAACACCTGTTGTTTGCTATTTTGTTGAGATTGAACAACATACAAACCGGTATTTTCATTTTCGACAAATGTTTCATTCCTTATCATTGAATATTACCGATGGGAAAGTTTTGACAGTTACAAATGCTAAGGAAAAGCAAATGTTTACTGCTTCTAGTGAAGAGATTTATTTAGAAGGAGTGAAGCAAATTGCCTTCATGCCAAAAGGAAGCAAGAATCTATTGCAAATTGTACCGGAGTTAGACTTTGATGACATTGAACTGTATATGAATCAAACAGTTACGGATGTTTCGGTCATGAAAAAAATTCATCTAGCTAGTGGTACAACGTGGCGTTCAAAACCAACCTTCTTGTTGTTCCATTCAGAAGTGATTGATGATCAGGCATTAAAGAGCCTTAGAACTTTACGTTTTTAA
- a CDS encoding MFS transporter, protein MMNSTFNLKALLFFYFSAMTIIVGYLPVYFQENGLSGSQIGVLLAVGPLASMISQPFWGFMTDKYKSSKKIIFICLIGALIGSLFMFLSTTYVLLIVAVFFFFGFMSPVGGLGDSLTQKTANQLSVSFGSIRMWGSLGFAIMSLLSGFLLAKIGIQYIYLPFLFFTIISLILTLRVTDVTSSKKPINLKEATKLLGNKRFMIFLVIMMFITITHRTNDSFLGIYIVEKGGSESFIGWAWFIGVVSEALVFATATIWFRRFHALSFIVLSGVFFAFRWIVMGFIQEPLLVLPLQMMHGLSFGIFYLCAFHFVTKLIPEELQSTGHLLFYSFFFGLSGVIGSSIGGWIIDKVNVAYLYSALGVLSIIGVIFMVIYQVVYMKMEKVNSVSSV, encoded by the coding sequence ATGATGAATTCTACATTTAACTTGAAAGCACTTTTATTTTTTTATTTTTCGGCAATGACCATCATTGTTGGCTACTTACCAGTTTATTTTCAGGAAAATGGCTTGTCTGGTAGTCAAATTGGTGTTTTATTAGCGGTTGGCCCACTAGCTTCAATGATTTCTCAACCATTTTGGGGATTTATGACCGATAAATATAAGTCTTCGAAAAAGATTATTTTTATTTGCCTAATAGGAGCGTTAATTGGATCGTTGTTCATGTTTCTAAGCACGACTTATGTGTTATTAATTGTGGCTGTCTTTTTCTTTTTTGGGTTTATGTCACCTGTCGGGGGATTAGGTGATAGTCTCACTCAAAAAACAGCTAATCAATTATCAGTTTCTTTTGGTTCGATCCGCATGTGGGGTTCGCTTGGCTTTGCGATTATGTCACTACTTAGTGGTTTTTTGTTGGCAAAGATAGGAATTCAATATATTTATTTGCCTTTTCTATTTTTCACGATCATAAGTCTTATTCTAACGTTAAGGGTTACTGATGTTACATCGTCCAAGAAGCCGATTAATCTTAAAGAGGCAACGAAATTACTTGGAAATAAAAGATTTATGATCTTCTTAGTGATTATGATGTTTATTACGATTACTCATCGAACGAATGATAGCTTCCTAGGGATTTATATTGTTGAAAAAGGTGGTTCGGAGTCTTTTATTGGCTGGGCTTGGTTTATCGGGGTAGTTTCTGAAGCATTAGTCTTTGCTACAGCCACAATATGGTTTCGAAGATTTCATGCCTTGTCCTTTATTGTTCTTTCAGGTGTTTTCTTTGCGTTTCGTTGGATAGTTATGGGGTTCATTCAGGAGCCATTGCTTGTTTTACCATTACAAATGATGCATGGATTATCGTTTGGGATTTTTTATTTATGTGCGTTCCATTTTGTCACAAAATTAATTCCTGAAGAACTGCAATCAACGGGACACTTATTATTTTATTCATTCTTCTTTGGTTTGTCTGGTGTGATTGGTTCAAGTATCGGTGGATGGATCATTGATAAAGTAAATGTTGCCTATTTATATTCTGCTTTAGGGGTATTATCTATCATTGGCGTCATTTTCATGGTGATTTACCAAGTAGTCTATATGAAAATGGAAAAAGTGAATTCTGTTAGTAGTGTTTAA
- a CDS encoding YwpF-like family protein — MKTFKLCSLVVLLDTEIEPNEIELIDGLIINKEEAQKNWLIEAVVEPELESYFKKLHETQEKFMVEATITKRSNAPATFVSTVKSINKITNNVSVLLDGLLVVKEDDFSDMILRSILEEGFEGEEILIEFKRRKKDRGRAIQGALNNAFVEVKGKFFD, encoded by the coding sequence ATGAAAACATTTAAATTATGTTCTTTAGTTGTGTTATTAGATACTGAGATTGAACCTAACGAAATAGAATTAATTGATGGATTAATCATTAATAAAGAAGAAGCTCAAAAAAATTGGTTAATTGAAGCAGTCGTTGAACCTGAGCTTGAGAGTTATTTTAAGAAATTACACGAAACACAAGAAAAGTTTATGGTTGAAGCTACCATCACGAAAAGATCTAATGCCCCAGCAACCTTTGTGTCTACAGTGAAGAGTATCAATAAGATTACAAACAATGTGAGCGTGCTTTTAGATGGACTATTGGTTGTAAAGGAAGACGACTTTTCAGATATGATTTTAAGAAGTATTTTGGAGGAAGGCTTCGAAGGTGAAGAAATTCTAATAGAGTTTAAAAGAAGAAAGAAAGATCGAGGTAGAGCAATTCAAGGAGCTTTAAATAATGCTTTTGTAGAGGTGAAAGGAAAATTCTTTGACTAA
- a CDS encoding peptidylprolyl isomerase: protein MRLVHYGFVTLLLILFITGCGQGTTEENTGEVNEPVTEVDEPAPAAEEITPVDYPQFNTDVQPTERVVKMVTSKGEITIRLYPEYAPLAVENFLTHSENGYYDGVLFHRVINDFMIQSGDPNGTGMGGESIYGEPFADEFSPSLAHFRGALSMANPGRPNTNGSQFFIVQTDDFNRSIIGQIEQQNGIKFPEETIELYEQHGGTPYLDYRHTVFGHVVEGMDVVDEIARTPVGTNDRPLEDIIIERIEILN, encoded by the coding sequence ATGCGTTTGGTTCATTATGGTTTTGTCACGTTGTTACTAATTTTATTCATTACGGGGTGTGGTCAAGGGACGACTGAGGAAAATACCGGAGAGGTTAACGAGCCTGTCACTGAAGTGGACGAGCCTGCACCGGCAGCAGAAGAGATTACCCCAGTTGACTATCCTCAATTTAATACGGATGTTCAACCAACTGAAAGAGTAGTTAAGATGGTTACGAGCAAGGGAGAAATCACGATTCGTCTTTATCCTGAATACGCACCACTTGCGGTAGAAAATTTCTTAACTCATAGTGAAAATGGTTACTATGATGGTGTCTTGTTTCATCGGGTAATTAATGATTTTATGATCCAATCTGGAGATCCTAATGGAACTGGAATGGGTGGTGAAAGCATCTATGGAGAACCTTTTGCGGATGAGTTCTCTCCAAGTCTCGCTCATTTTAGAGGTGCTTTATCAATGGCCAATCCTGGGCGACCAAACACGAACGGTAGTCAATTTTTCATTGTGCAAACAGACGATTTTAACCGCAGTATTATTGGGCAAATAGAACAACAAAATGGGATTAAGTTTCCAGAAGAAACGATTGAACTGTATGAGCAACATGGAGGAACTCCATATCTAGATTATCGTCATACAGTTTTTGGACATGTAGTAGAGGGAATGGATGTCGTGGACGAGATCGCTAGAACTCCAGTTGGTACTAATGATCGTCCACTCGAAGATATTATCATCGAGAGAATTGAGATTTTGAATTAA
- a CDS encoding YhcN/YlaJ family sporulation lipoprotein — translation MKRGVLLSIGLLVVIYINGCGINGQGVDPGLENDPGTRFQAHDHREGFGLWNQQGDRKNPIANIVTRDERPGRGMNGILDRTPPEMNQRISRFDAQQGMSNKPNAFAIDAQSERNIEEQITLELLQLDTVRDAQVISQGKQLLIAVDCETNDTEGLKSEIETFVTNKYPNKNIVVVTDRHAVDRIRLLDDGFIDDQTDDRDFIDNTTGPIAGQSRLE, via the coding sequence ATGAAAAGAGGCGTTTTATTAAGTATTGGCTTACTTGTTGTTATTTATATAAATGGCTGTGGGATAAATGGGCAAGGGGTCGATCCAGGCTTAGAAAATGATCCCGGGACTAGATTTCAAGCCCATGATCATCGTGAAGGGTTTGGACTTTGGAATCAACAAGGTGACCGCAAAAATCCTATTGCGAATATAGTTACGAGAGATGAACGACCAGGAAGAGGGATGAACGGGATCCTTGATCGGACTCCACCGGAAATGAATCAAAGAATTTCTAGATTTGATGCACAGCAGGGGATGTCGAATAAACCAAACGCATTTGCTATTGATGCACAATCAGAACGAAATATTGAAGAACAAATTACGTTGGAACTATTACAGCTAGATACTGTTCGTGATGCACAGGTGATTAGCCAGGGGAAACAACTGTTAATTGCTGTTGACTGTGAAACAAATGATACAGAAGGCTTAAAAAGTGAAATTGAAACATTCGTTACCAACAAATATCCAAATAAGAATATTGTTGTTGTAACTGATCGTCATGCGGTTGATCGGATTCGCTTATTAGATGACGGTTTTATAGACGACCAAACAGACGATCGAGATTTCATTGACAATACTACTGGTCCAATTGCAGGACAGAGCAGGTTAGAATAG
- a CDS encoding amidohydrolase family protein, with product MKIIDAHMHFSKIESFQKTAKDRSHIDYTYEGLLQEYRDANVVLGIGMGVTEQQLGGFPDSSAPTPMGLDMLKDEHTRIVYCPGVNPYSLGTAELLALEAELTSQRVVGIKIYLGYYPYYAYDKIYGPVYELAAAYNVPVVFHCGDTYSERGLLKYSHPLTLDEVAVQNRNVTFMMAHFGDPWVLDGAEVVYKNSNMYADLSGLIVGDRQEVKRISNTPHFYDHLRHAITFCDHYEKLLFGTDWPLVQVQPYIEFIKTFIPDQYVEDVFYNNALKVFPKLKSFLE from the coding sequence TTGAAGATAATTGATGCACATATGCATTTTTCAAAAATTGAAAGCTTTCAAAAGACAGCAAAAGACCGTTCACATATTGATTACACCTACGAGGGGCTCCTACAAGAATATCGTGATGCCAATGTGGTGTTAGGGATTGGGATGGGTGTAACAGAACAACAATTGGGTGGTTTTCCCGATAGTTCAGCACCAACACCGATGGGATTGGATATGCTTAAGGATGAGCATACAAGAATTGTTTATTGTCCAGGTGTAAACCCATATTCTTTAGGAACAGCTGAACTATTGGCCTTAGAGGCTGAATTAACAAGTCAGCGTGTTGTAGGGATAAAGATTTACTTAGGATATTATCCATATTACGCGTACGATAAAATCTATGGGCCGGTTTATGAGCTTGCAGCAGCCTATAATGTCCCTGTTGTGTTTCACTGTGGCGATACTTATTCAGAGCGGGGCTTATTAAAATATTCGCATCCACTTACATTAGATGAGGTAGCAGTTCAAAATCGGAACGTGACATTTATGATGGCGCATTTCGGTGATCCATGGGTCTTAGATGGCGCAGAGGTTGTTTATAAAAATTCAAATATGTATGCAGATTTGTCAGGATTAATTGTCGGAGATAGACAAGAAGTTAAGCGTATATCCAATACTCCACACTTTTATGATCACTTACGACATGCGATTACCTTTTGTGACCACTATGAAAAACTATTGTTTGGGACAGATTGGCCTCTTGTGCAGGTTCAGCCATACATTGAGTTTATTAAGACATTTATCCCTGATCAGTACGTCGAGGACGTGTTTTATAACAATGCTCTTAAGGTTTTCCCGAAGCTTAAGTCTTTTTTAGAATAG
- a CDS encoding methyl-accepting chemotaxis protein — protein sequence MNNLRGKIISGFSVILLLLVIMSGYSLYNVHQINSNVEQIVEDDLQRLTLSNDLAYNMAERLALVRGYILLGKAEYKERYLELTEESYLLEEQLLAIQEGTYILNLVEKSQLWDRLISGRIFPMFEANGRETAIVSIQYQVDPLANEVVEGYHELALAGQAHIVEQGSGMVQQGNTIVLFNIVAIIIGIILSIGVALFTAKKIVEPITAVVRLVEQVAKGDLTGKAIEVKSNDELGRLTASTNDMADSLRSLLTRTTETSNQVAAASEQLTASSEQTTVATNQIASTIQDVANGAEVTVIGTKESARAMEEMTSGIQRIAESSSVVAESSLDATHEAQEGNKSLQRVIEQMNLISIAVKDASTTIGRLGERSNEIGSITGVITTIADQTNLLALNAAIEAARAGDHGKGFAVVADEVRKLAEESRRSAAKISSVIHEIQDETAYAVKTMDNGTKEVEAGITVVEETGLAFERILAAIQNVSSQIQEVSATAEEMSASSEQVSASVDEMASVAIETAEHFQLVASGADQQLSSMEEIQASANNLSQLAAELHEEIKKFKL from the coding sequence ATGAATAATTTGCGTGGGAAAATTATCAGTGGGTTTTCGGTGATTTTGCTTTTGTTAGTTATAATGTCTGGGTACAGTCTTTATAACGTTCATCAAATAAATAGCAATGTCGAGCAAATCGTTGAAGATGATTTACAACGGCTAACATTAAGTAATGATCTTGCCTATAATATGGCGGAACGATTAGCCTTAGTGCGCGGTTATATTTTACTGGGAAAAGCAGAATATAAAGAGCGTTATCTTGAGTTGACCGAAGAAAGCTATCTACTAGAAGAGCAATTGCTAGCAATTCAAGAAGGTACATATATTTTAAATTTAGTAGAAAAAAGTCAGCTTTGGGATCGGTTAATTTCGGGAAGGATTTTTCCGATGTTTGAAGCCAACGGGCGAGAAACAGCCATTGTTAGTATCCAATATCAAGTAGATCCATTAGCTAACGAAGTAGTAGAAGGTTATCACGAACTTGCACTTGCTGGTCAAGCCCACATTGTTGAGCAAGGAAGCGGAATGGTCCAACAAGGTAATACAATCGTGTTATTTAACATAGTTGCGATCATCATTGGAATTATTTTATCTATTGGTGTAGCTTTATTTACAGCGAAAAAAATTGTGGAGCCAATCACAGCTGTTGTTCGTCTCGTTGAACAAGTGGCTAAAGGAGATCTAACGGGAAAAGCCATTGAAGTGAAATCGAATGATGAACTTGGGCGATTAACCGCTTCAACAAATGACATGGCGGATAGTCTGCGAAGTTTACTGACGAGAACTACTGAAACATCTAACCAAGTAGCTGCAGCTTCTGAACAGCTAACCGCAAGTTCAGAGCAAACTACAGTTGCTACAAATCAAATCGCCTCGACGATTCAAGATGTTGCCAATGGTGCAGAAGTGACTGTAATTGGAACGAAAGAAAGTGCTAGGGCAATGGAAGAAATGACTTCTGGTATTCAAAGAATTGCAGAGTCATCATCTGTTGTTGCAGAGAGTTCCTTAGATGCAACCCATGAAGCACAAGAAGGAAATAAGTCATTACAACGAGTGATTGAGCAAATGAATTTGATTAGTATTGCTGTTAAAGATGCCTCGACGACGATTGGTCGATTGGGTGAGCGATCTAATGAAATTGGAAGTATTACAGGAGTGATCACAACAATTGCTGATCAAACAAATTTATTAGCTTTGAATGCAGCGATCGAAGCTGCTCGTGCCGGCGACCATGGTAAGGGATTTGCTGTCGTTGCTGATGAAGTTCGTAAACTAGCTGAGGAATCACGCCGATCAGCAGCAAAAATCTCTTCTGTGATCCACGAAATTCAAGACGAGACAGCTTATGCTGTCAAAACGATGGACAATGGTACGAAGGAAGTTGAGGCAGGTATAACTGTTGTTGAAGAAACAGGGCTTGCATTCGAAAGAATTTTAGCGGCTATACAAAACGTTTCATCGCAAATTCAAGAGGTCTCAGCAACAGCTGAAGAAATGTCTGCAAGCTCAGAACAAGTTAGTGCATCTGTTGACGAGATGGCTAGTGTTGCGATTGAAACAGCAGAACATTTTCAATTAGTAGCCTCAGGGGCTGACCAACAATTATCTTCGATGGAGGAAATCCAAGCCTCTGCCAATAACTTAAGTCAGTTAGCTGCAGAGTTACATGAAGAAATTAAGAAGTTTAAATTATAA